In one window of Enoplosus armatus isolate fEnoArm2 chromosome 7, fEnoArm2.hap1, whole genome shotgun sequence DNA:
- the tle2a gene encoding transducin-like enhancer protein 2a has translation MFPQNRPPAPLQPPPGSSASVVAAAAAAAAAAASGTPQSLKLTYPETLDRIKEEFQFLQTQYHSLKMECEKLATEKTEIQRHYVMYYEMSYGLNIEMHKQTEIAKRLNVICAQLIPFLSQEHQQQVVQAMERAKQVTMGELNASIGVRGLPPLPHSQQLQAQHLSQHAQGLPMGPHPSGLPHPGLALGGGSGLLALSGALGAQLAAKDERAHLEAAVAAAAAAEHHRDREAGPSSLSNGDKGRAADYLSNGKKRKADEKEFMTDYGSDADKSDDNLVVDEDPSSPRSVQSYSSRENGLDKMPQSRKEGPPQASPTSLASSSSAASPSRGKEPPQREKSSTPGMKPGTPMSQESNTPGPSGPPQFRPVPGKPGVDLTLGLRNPLAVQGAYPPGAFGLPPPGVNGDLPGAAGYGAGLHLVSSQMNGAAAAAAAAAAAAGYGRSPVVGYESPHPHMRVPGLPASLQSAASGKPAYSFHVSADGQMQPVPFPPDALLGPGIPRHARQIHTLNHGEVVCAVTISTSTRHVYTGGKGCVKVWDISQPGSKSPMAQLDCLNRDNYIRSCKLLSDGRTLIVGGEASTLSIWDLATPTPRIKAELTSSAPACYALAISPDNKVCFSCCSDGNIVVWDLHNQTLVRQFQGHTDGASCIDISNDGTKLWTGGLDNTVRCWDLREGRQLQQHDFTSQIFSLGYCPTGEWLAVGMESSNVEVLHVSKPDKYQLHLHESCVLSLKFAYCGKWFVSTGKDNLLNAWRTPYGSSIFQSKESSSVLSCDISPDDQFIVTGSGDKKATVYEVIY, from the exons ATGTTTCCTCAAAACCGACCACCG GCACCTCTGCAGCCACCCCCGGGGTCCTCCGCCTCAGTGgtggcagctgcagcagcggcggcggcggcagcggcatCAGGGACGCCCCAGTCACTGAAACTAACCTACCCAGAAACTTTGGACCGCATCAAGGAGGAGTTTCAGTTCCTCCAGACCCAGTACCACAG TTTGAAAATGGAGTGTGAGAAACTGGCTACAGAGAAGACGGAGATCCAGAGACACTACGTtatg tattACGAGATGTCCTACGGCCTTAACATTGAAATGCACAAACAG acgGAGATTGCCAAGCGGTTGAACGTGATCTGTGCTCAGCTCATCCCATTCCTGTCACAggag CACCAGCAACAGGTGGTCCAGGCCATGGAGCGCGCCAAACAGGTGACCATGGGGGAGCTAAATGCTTCGATAGGGGTACGTGGGCTCCCCCCTCTGCCTCATAGC cagcagcttcaggccCAGCACCTCTCCCAGCATGCCCAGGGTTTGCCAATGGGCCCACACCCATCAGGACTGCCCCACCCCGGCCTGGCGCTCGGCGGAGGGTCCGGGCTGCTGGCCCTGTCCGGGGCCCTGGGGGCCCAGCTGGCTGCCAAGGATGAGCGAGCACACCTAGAGGCAGCTGTCGCGGCCGCCGCTGCTGCAGAGCACCACAGAG ACCGTGAAGCGGGACCA agctctCTGTCCAATGGGGATAAGGGTCGCGCAGCAGACTACCTCAGCAACGGCAAGAAGAGGAAAGCTGATGAGAAGGAGTTCATGACAGACTAT gGCAGCGATGCAGATAAGAGTGATGATAATTTGGTGGTGGATGAG GACCCGTCGTCCCCCCGCAGCGTGCAGTCCTACTCATCCAGGGAGAACGGTCTGGACAAGATGCCTCAGTCCCGTAAGGAGGGTCCCCCGCAGGCCAGCCCCACCTCGCTGGCCTCCTCCAGCAGCGCCGCCTCTCCGTCTCGTGGCAAAGAACCCCCACAG AGAGAGAAGTCCAGCACTCCAGGTATGAAGCCAGGGACCCCCATGTCTCAAGAGTCCAACACTCCGGGGCCCAGCGGACCTCCGCAGTTCAGACCTGTCCCCGGAAAGCCTGGCGTCGACCTCA ctctggGTCTGAGAAATCCCCTGGCGGTGCAGGGAGCATACCCTCCAGGTGCTTTCGGCCTGCCCCCTCCAGGGGTGAACGGGGACCTGCCCGGGGCGGCGGGCTACGGCGCCGGCCTCCACTTGGTCTCCTCCCAGATGAacggagctgctgcagcagcagcagcagcagcagctgccgcAGGCTACGGACGGTCCCCTGTG GTGGGCTATGAGTCTCCACACCCACATATGAGGGTCCCTGGGCTGCCTGCCAGCCTGCAGTCAGCCGCCTCCGGGAAGCC CGCCTACTCCTTCCATGTGAGCGCAGATGGCCAGATGCAGCCGGTGCCCTTTCCCCCCGACGCCCTGCTGGGCCCAGGAATCCCTCGCCACGCCCGTCAGATTCACACCCTGAACCACGGAGAGGTGGTGTGTGCCGTCACCATCAGCACCTCGACGCGCCACGTCTACACCGGAGGCAAGGGCTGCGTCAAGGTGTGGGACATCAGCCAGCCAGGAAGCAAGAGCCCCATGGCCCAGCTGGACTGTCTG AACAGGGATAACTACATCCGCTCCTGCAAGCTGCTTTCCGATGGACGGACCTTGATCGTGGGTGGGGAGGCCAGCACGCTGTCAATCTGGGATTTGGCCACGCCCACCCCACGCATTAAGGCAGAGCTGACGTCGTCTGCTCCCGCCTGCTACGCTCTGGCCATCTCCCCCGACAACAAGGtctgcttctcctgctgcagcGACGGCAACATCGTCGTCTGGGACCTTCACAACCAGACTCTGGTCAg GCAGTTCCAGGGCCACACAGACGGAGCGAGCTGCATCGACATCTCCAACGACGGCACCAAACTGTGGACGGGAGGGCTGGACAACACGGTCCGCTGCTGGGACCTCCGAGAGGGAcggcagctccagcagcatgaCTTCACCTcgcag ATCTTCTCTCTGGGCTACTGTCCGACAGGCGAGTGGCTGGCTGTGGGGATGGAGAGCAGTAACGTGGAAGTCCTGCACGTCTCCAAACCTGACAAGTACCAGCTGCACCTCCATGAGAGCTGTGTTCTCTCCCTCAAGTTTGCCTACTGTG GTAAATGGTTCGTGAGCACAGGCAAAGATAACCTCCTGAATGCATGGCGGACACCTTATGGATCCAGCATATTCCAG